From Cyclobacteriaceae bacterium, a single genomic window includes:
- a CDS encoding TolC family protein: MKRLYLSFIAILFLVSAYGQEKSPVSFTLQQAIDFAKENNPNLKSAKIAIDAARSRVNQTVATGLPQITGSADMSSNLIIPTSFLPAEVFGGPSGEFVGVKFGTQYQGRASLNVDQMIFNGSYFVGLKASRTYTELSRKDLISTETDLVAAIKKAYYSVLVNKERLSLVEKNYGRLDSLVRQTEAMFSNGFAEKIDVNRVQVQLNNVITARNAGRIGVEVSTNLLKFQMGLGMSEPIELADNLETIRLLALDEDMNKDFSYSNRIEYSKIETNLALTQLDIKNTQSQYLPSLNFYGSYGVSYGSSDFNDFIKISSRWKDLAVIGIRANITLFDGLSKSNQIQQKRIQYRQLDNAKLLTKNQIDMEQVQSNLTFKNNLETLKSQKSNMDLGEEVYKVAVIKYQQGVGSNIEVINADASYKEAQTNYYAALYDALIASVDLERAYGKILESEK, translated from the coding sequence ATGAAACGACTATATCTATCCTTCATTGCAATTCTGTTTTTAGTCTCTGCATACGGCCAGGAAAAATCTCCTGTTTCGTTTACGTTGCAGCAAGCTATTGACTTTGCCAAGGAGAACAACCCCAATTTAAAAAGTGCAAAGATTGCAATAGACGCTGCGAGATCAAGAGTGAATCAAACAGTTGCTACTGGATTGCCGCAGATTACTGGTTCGGCTGATATGAGCAGTAACTTAATTATCCCAACTTCATTCTTGCCTGCCGAAGTCTTTGGTGGCCCGTCGGGAGAGTTTGTTGGGGTGAAATTTGGAACTCAATATCAGGGAAGAGCCTCTCTAAACGTTGATCAGATGATCTTTAACGGATCATATTTCGTAGGACTTAAAGCAAGTCGTACATATACTGAATTGTCGCGTAAAGATCTGATCAGTACAGAAACAGACCTCGTTGCTGCTATTAAGAAAGCTTACTATTCTGTCTTGGTGAACAAGGAACGCCTTTCTCTGGTTGAGAAAAATTACGGACGACTTGACTCTCTGGTAAGACAGACGGAAGCAATGTTTAGCAATGGCTTTGCGGAAAAAATTGATGTCAACCGCGTACAGGTTCAATTGAACAACGTCATTACTGCCAGGAATGCCGGTAGGATAGGTGTTGAAGTGAGTACTAATCTTCTAAAATTTCAAATGGGCCTTGGGATGAGTGAGCCAATAGAATTGGCAGACAACCTGGAGACTATAAGATTACTTGCCCTGGATGAAGATATGAATAAGGATTTTAGCTACAGCAACCGAATTGAGTACAGTAAGATTGAAACTAACCTGGCCTTAACGCAATTGGATATAAAAAATACCCAGTCTCAATATCTACCATCGTTGAATTTTTACGGTAGTTATGGTGTCAGTTATGGTTCCTCGGATTTTAATGATTTCATAAAGATCAGCTCTCGTTGGAAAGATCTTGCTGTTATTGGCATCAGAGCAAACATTACTCTTTTTGATGGACTTAGTAAGAGTAACCAGATCCAGCAAAAGAGAATACAGTATAGACAATTGGACAATGCAAAACTCTTGACAAAAAATCAAATTGACATGGAGCAGGTACAATCAAATCTGACGTTCAAGAATAATCTCGAAACACTCAAGTCTCAGAAATCCAATATGGACCTTGGTGAAGAGGTTTATAAAGTCGCAGTAATAAAGTATCAGCAAGGTGTTGGTTCAAACATCGAAGTTATTAATGCTGACGCCTCTTATAAGGAAGCTCAGACAAATTATTATGCCGCTCTTTACGATGCATTGATTGCATCTGTTGATCTGGAGCGTGCTTATGGAAAAATTCTAGAATCAGAAAAGTAA
- a CDS encoding RNA polymerase sigma-70 factor — protein MNTISTLVQQQARPYAPTLHCGNQGIDQLFQRVALHNDAVAFERLFNKTYRSLCHLSSRIVHSIELAEEVVDDVFYNFWKNRKDIQIKTSFASYLVTSVRNRSLDCLRKSKNTKHASIENIPDVPCGQSIALEAIVYEELSRKIQAAIQTLPPQCRIIFLMSRNEEITYKEIAEKLNLSIKTIDTQMGRALKHLRGELNISNF, from the coding sequence ATGAACACAATATCAACCTTAGTGCAACAGCAGGCAAGACCCTATGCGCCTACGCTACACTGCGGAAATCAAGGAATTGATCAATTGTTCCAACGCGTTGCACTTCATAATGACGCAGTAGCTTTCGAAAGACTTTTCAACAAAACATACCGCTCCCTTTGCCACCTTTCCAGCAGGATTGTTCATAGCATAGAATTAGCAGAAGAGGTTGTGGATGACGTTTTTTATAATTTCTGGAAAAACAGAAAAGACATACAAATTAAAACTTCGTTTGCATCCTATCTGGTCACTTCAGTTCGTAACCGTTCACTGGATTGCCTCCGAAAATCAAAGAATACCAAGCACGCAAGCATCGAGAATATCCCTGACGTTCCGTGTGGTCAATCGATTGCTCTTGAGGCCATTGTTTATGAAGAGCTTTCAAGAAAAATTCAGGCTGCTATTCAGACTCTTCCACCTCAGTGCCGGATCATTTTTTTAATGAGCAGAAATGAAGAGATCACATATAAAGAAATTGCAGAAAAGTTAAATCTCAGCATTAAAACTATTGATACCCAAATGGGAAGAGCATTGAAACATCTCCGTGGAGAACTAAATATTTCAAACTTCTGA
- a CDS encoding RNA polymerase sigma factor: MQEIKQETFRKERGKLLSFIRGKVSSSEEAEDIMQDVFYQFVAGFESIESLDRVTSWLYSVARNKIIDRYRRDAARPKKTDFEGMIGNKDEPLTLQEILPDLDNTPEQALLREAIWDEITLALDELPTDQREIFIQNEMEERSFREISEETGVSINTLLSRKRYAILALRKRLQKFYNDVVDE, from the coding sequence ATGCAGGAGATTAAACAGGAGACTTTCCGGAAGGAGCGAGGAAAGCTTTTAAGCTTTATCCGTGGGAAGGTTTCGTCCAGCGAGGAAGCGGAGGATATCATGCAAGATGTTTTCTATCAATTCGTTGCAGGATTTGAATCGATTGAGTCGCTGGATCGGGTTACATCGTGGCTATATAGTGTTGCGCGCAATAAAATCATAGATCGCTATCGTCGTGATGCTGCGCGTCCTAAAAAGACAGATTTCGAGGGAATGATAGGAAATAAGGACGAGCCATTGACACTTCAGGAGATCTTACCTGATTTGGATAATACTCCTGAGCAGGCATTACTGCGTGAGGCAATCTGGGATGAGATTACTTTGGCATTGGATGAATTGCCGACTGATCAGCGGGAGATATTTATTCAAAATGAAATGGAAGAAAGAAGCTTTCGCGAAATATCGGAAGAAACGGGAGTGTCAATCAATACACTGCTTTCGCGAAAGCGTTATGCAATATTGGCCTTGCGGAAACGATTACAGAAGTTTTACAACGACGTAGTCGACGAATAA
- the purL gene encoding phosphoribosylformylglycinamidine synthase, which produces MISFFRSLSSQLYAVGHAQSFSTDDIQKLIWLFGGAKPLNEKSLTGYFVGPRKEMITPWSTNAVEITQNMGLISIERIEEFSSVENDKAPHDPMLQVLYTTLDQSTFTIHHTPEPIYEIDDIASYSDNEGLALSADEIDYLKDVSVKLGRKLTDSEVFGFSQVNSEHCRHKIFNGTFIIDGKEKEFTLFQLIKKTSKQNPNYIVSAYKDNVAFIEGPTIEQFAPARQDTADYFTIEDFDSVISLKAETHNFPTTVEPFNGAATGSGGEIRDRLAGGKGSLPLAGTAVYMTSYPRLENGRSWEKNFKERKWLYQTPAEILIKASDGASDFGNKFGQPMIGGSVLTFEHFEGDANFGFDKVIMLAGGVGFGKKKDSQKEHLKAGDKIIILGGDNYRIGMGGAAVSSVTTGQFGNAVELNAIQRSNPEMQKRVMNAIRAMVESKENAIVSIHDHGAGGHLNCLSELLEETGGNIEVNQLPVGDPTLSAKEIISNESQERMGVAIGAKGVENFNRIAERERAPFYVVGEATGDHKLTFATKNKSIRPFDLMVDNLFGSSPKTILKDVTKENSYKALIYDPLHIQYYLEQVLQLESVACKDWLTNKVDRSVSGKVATQQSCGPIQLPLNNVSVMALDFTSHKGIATGIGHAPAAAMIDPAKGSKLAIAESLLNIIWAPLSHGLKGVSLSANWMWPTKSSGENARLYKAVEAVSDFACALGINIPTGKDSLSMTQKYKDGEVVHSPGTVIISAIAEVEDIRRTVSPDLKIVANSKLIGIDFSKADFNLGGSSFAQIINQLGTEVPNVTDDAYFARAFNTIQELIKKDLILAGHDVSAGGLITTLLEMCFPLPLVGLKLNLSEMGMEPVAVLFSENPSIVIQFSDERVIDILKKNKIDFKVLGDVIDSSTIDISFGSQSFSFNIPQLREKWFKTSYLLDKLQRTKGHADIRKKNIFQQKLEYKFQSAFDGKFSTLKIDPKRRKSSGLRAAIIREKGVNGDREMAYTLYLAGFDVKDVHMTDLITGREDLSTINMIVFVGGFSNSDVLGSAKGWAGAFIYNEKAKAALDNFYMRSDTLSLGVCNGCQLMMELGLVNREMPMNEHPKMHHNGSGRFESTFINIEIPKNNSVMLHSYEGARLGVWLAHGEGMFRLGSNTSFTIAANYTYPEYPGNPNDSDFATAALCSKDGRHLAIMPHIERTIFPWNWPYYTRSKQEDEIGPWMEAFVNAREWVKKTKK; this is translated from the coding sequence ATGATTTCATTCTTCCGGTCTCTTTCCAGCCAACTTTATGCGGTTGGGCACGCACAATCTTTTTCCACTGACGACATACAAAAACTGATATGGCTTTTCGGAGGCGCAAAACCTCTGAATGAAAAGTCTTTGACCGGATACTTTGTCGGACCTCGGAAAGAAATGATAACACCCTGGAGCACGAATGCTGTGGAGATCACTCAAAATATGGGGCTGATCAGCATTGAGCGAATTGAGGAATTTTCTTCCGTTGAAAACGACAAAGCACCTCATGATCCAATGCTTCAGGTTCTTTACACAACTCTGGATCAAAGTACTTTCACAATTCATCATACTCCAGAACCTATTTATGAAATTGACGATATCGCTTCCTACAGTGACAATGAGGGCCTGGCACTCAGTGCTGATGAGATCGATTATCTGAAAGATGTTAGCGTAAAGCTCGGCAGAAAACTTACTGACAGTGAAGTTTTTGGATTCTCTCAAGTCAACTCTGAGCATTGCAGACACAAGATCTTTAACGGCACATTCATTATTGATGGAAAAGAAAAAGAGTTTACACTTTTTCAACTTATTAAAAAGACTTCCAAACAAAATCCTAACTACATCGTCTCCGCTTATAAAGACAATGTGGCTTTTATCGAAGGGCCGACCATCGAGCAGTTTGCCCCCGCACGTCAGGATACTGCTGATTATTTTACTATCGAAGACTTCGATTCTGTTATTTCATTAAAAGCAGAAACTCATAATTTCCCAACAACGGTTGAGCCTTTCAATGGAGCTGCTACCGGTTCTGGTGGCGAGATCCGTGATCGACTTGCAGGTGGTAAGGGTTCACTTCCACTTGCCGGAACAGCTGTGTACATGACCTCCTATCCGAGACTTGAGAATGGAAGATCTTGGGAGAAAAATTTTAAGGAGAGAAAATGGTTGTATCAAACTCCGGCAGAGATTCTGATCAAGGCTTCTGATGGTGCGAGTGATTTTGGAAATAAATTCGGTCAGCCCATGATCGGAGGAAGTGTACTTACATTCGAGCATTTTGAAGGCGATGCTAATTTTGGATTCGATAAGGTGATCATGCTCGCTGGAGGAGTTGGCTTTGGCAAAAAGAAAGACAGCCAGAAGGAACATTTAAAAGCTGGCGATAAGATTATAATTCTTGGAGGTGATAATTATCGCATCGGAATGGGCGGCGCTGCTGTTTCATCCGTGACTACCGGTCAGTTTGGAAACGCGGTAGAGCTAAATGCCATTCAACGTTCCAATCCAGAAATGCAAAAGCGTGTGATGAATGCCATCCGGGCAATGGTTGAGTCAAAGGAAAATGCCATCGTCTCAATTCATGATCATGGTGCAGGGGGTCATTTGAATTGTCTGAGTGAACTTCTGGAAGAAACAGGGGGAAATATTGAAGTTAATCAGCTTCCAGTAGGCGACCCAACGCTTTCCGCAAAGGAAATCATTAGCAACGAATCTCAGGAAAGAATGGGAGTTGCGATTGGTGCCAAAGGAGTCGAGAACTTTAATCGTATCGCAGAAAGAGAAAGAGCACCGTTTTATGTTGTGGGTGAAGCTACTGGCGATCATAAACTCACCTTCGCTACCAAAAATAAAAGCATCAGGCCTTTCGATCTGATGGTTGATAATCTTTTTGGATCTTCTCCCAAAACCATTTTAAAAGATGTAACAAAAGAGAATTCTTATAAAGCACTAATATACGATCCGTTACATATTCAATATTACCTGGAGCAAGTTCTCCAACTTGAATCCGTTGCCTGTAAAGATTGGCTTACGAATAAGGTTGATCGCTCCGTGAGCGGAAAAGTTGCCACACAACAGTCGTGTGGACCCATACAGCTTCCTTTGAATAATGTTTCAGTGATGGCTCTTGACTTTACAAGCCATAAAGGAATTGCAACTGGTATTGGTCATGCTCCTGCTGCTGCCATGATAGATCCTGCTAAAGGAAGCAAGCTTGCGATCGCCGAATCATTACTTAATATTATATGGGCTCCTCTTTCACACGGACTAAAAGGAGTTTCATTAAGTGCAAACTGGATGTGGCCGACCAAGAGTTCCGGAGAGAATGCAAGACTTTATAAAGCCGTTGAGGCGGTTAGTGATTTTGCTTGCGCGTTAGGGATTAATATTCCCACAGGCAAAGATTCCCTTTCCATGACGCAGAAATACAAAGATGGTGAAGTTGTTCACTCACCAGGAACAGTTATCATTTCTGCCATTGCTGAAGTAGAGGACATAAGAAGGACAGTTTCACCTGATCTTAAAATCGTAGCCAATTCAAAACTTATCGGAATTGATTTTTCAAAAGCAGATTTCAATCTTGGCGGAAGCAGTTTTGCCCAGATTATTAATCAGTTGGGTACAGAGGTTCCTAATGTGACCGATGATGCCTACTTCGCCAGGGCATTCAATACAATTCAGGAGCTCATCAAAAAAGATCTCATACTTGCCGGACATGATGTTTCAGCGGGAGGATTGATCACCACCCTACTGGAAATGTGTTTCCCCTTACCACTCGTTGGATTGAAACTCAATCTCTCTGAAATGGGAATGGAGCCTGTTGCAGTTCTCTTCAGTGAAAATCCATCCATCGTTATCCAGTTTTCAGATGAAAGAGTAATTGATATTTTAAAGAAGAATAAAATCGATTTTAAGGTGCTTGGAGACGTTATTGATTCATCTACCATTGATATTTCATTCGGAAGTCAGTCATTCTCTTTTAACATTCCACAGCTTCGTGAAAAATGGTTTAAGACCTCTTACCTTCTGGATAAACTTCAGAGAACAAAAGGTCATGCAGACATCAGGAAGAAGAATATCTTTCAACAGAAGCTTGAATACAAATTCCAGTCAGCATTTGATGGTAAATTCTCGACACTTAAGATAGATCCAAAGAGAAGAAAATCATCTGGATTAAGGGCAGCCATTATTCGCGAGAAAGGTGTGAACGGGGATCGTGAGATGGCATATACACTTTACCTCGCAGGTTTTGATGTGAAAGATGTTCATATGACTGACCTTATTACGGGTCGCGAAGATCTTTCAACCATCAATATGATTGTGTTTGTTGGTGGATTTAGCAATTCAGATGTATTAGGTTCTGCAAAGGGCTGGGCAGGTGCTTTTATTTATAATGAAAAGGCCAAAGCAGCACTTGATAATTTCTATATGCGCTCTGACACACTTAGTCTTGGTGTTTGCAACGGCTGTCAGTTGATGATGGAGTTAGGATTAGTAAATAGAGAAATGCCAATGAATGAACATCCTAAGATGCATCATAATGGCTCTGGCCGGTTTGAGTCTACTTTTATTAATATTGAAATTCCCAAGAATAATTCTGTAATGCTTCACAGTTATGAAGGAGCGCGATTAGGGGTTTGGCTTGCTCACGGTGAGGGAATGTTTAGGCTAGGGAGCAATACATCATTCACCATTGCAGCAAATTATACTTATCCTGAATATCCTGGCAATCCAAATGATTCGGATTTTGCAACAGCAGCGCTGTGTTCAAAAGACGGAAGACATTTGGCGATCATGCCACACATTGAGAGAACCATTTTCCCATGGAACTGGCCATACTATACTCGATCGAAACAGGAAGATGAGATAGGACCATGGATGGAAGCATTCGTAAATGCAAGAGAGTGGGTAAAGAAAACGAAGAAATAA
- a CDS encoding LacI family DNA-binding transcriptional regulator, producing the protein MSSNSVTIKDIAKFLGISKSTVSRALSEHSDVNIETRKKIIEVAERLNYQPNALALNLKQQRTNTIGVIIPETVNRFFAKAIGGIQRVANLAGYNVMICQSDESYSAERSNLRSLMASHVDGVLISVSGETDRTDHFEVLLQKKIPVVFFDRVREDLNTSQVFTDNYDIAFAGTEHLIAQGCKRVAIVAGPQNLYNSRHRLNGYLDALKKHELPVKDSYIIHSDFRGVNVEDYTRRLINLPQRPDAVFAINDYSAIEMMHVFKKNGLRIPQDIAVLGFNNEKICRFVEPSLSTIDLSAYDMGVASAEILLDQIKDPGAPIKKKLIKSELIMRESTHLISKH; encoded by the coding sequence ATGAGCAGTAATTCCGTCACGATAAAAGACATTGCAAAATTCCTTGGCATTTCTAAGTCAACAGTGTCGCGTGCGCTATCAGAACATTCAGATGTCAACATAGAAACGCGAAAGAAAATCATTGAAGTTGCGGAGCGATTAAACTATCAGCCTAACGCACTTGCACTTAACCTAAAACAGCAGCGAACCAATACAATAGGAGTGATCATTCCTGAAACGGTTAATCGCTTTTTCGCAAAAGCGATCGGAGGCATTCAGCGTGTAGCAAATCTGGCGGGTTATAATGTGATGATCTGCCAATCCGACGAATCTTATTCCGCTGAGCGAAGTAATCTGCGATCCCTCATGGCATCACATGTGGATGGGGTATTGATTTCTGTTTCTGGTGAGACAGATCGTACTGATCATTTTGAGGTATTGTTACAGAAAAAAATCCCCGTTGTATTTTTTGATAGGGTTCGGGAAGATCTGAACACTTCTCAGGTATTTACTGATAATTATGATATCGCTTTTGCGGGAACAGAACATCTTATTGCTCAGGGATGCAAACGCGTAGCAATTGTGGCAGGTCCTCAAAATTTATATAATAGCCGCCATCGTCTGAATGGGTATCTCGATGCATTGAAAAAGCACGAACTGCCGGTAAAAGACAGTTATATCATTCATTCTGATTTCAGAGGAGTAAATGTGGAAGATTACACTCGCAGGTTAATCAACCTTCCTCAACGTCCCGATGCAGTTTTTGCCATCAATGATTATTCAGCCATTGAGATGATGCATGTTTTTAAAAAAAATGGACTTCGTATTCCTCAGGATATTGCAGTGTTGGGTTTTAATAATGAAAAAATCTGTCGTTTCGTTGAACCTTCTCTAAGCACGATCGATCTATCGGCTTATGATATGGGTGTAGCTTCAGCAGAAATACTGTTAGACCAAATCAAAGATCCCGGAGCTCCTATTAAGAAGAAGCTGATAAAAAGTGAACTGATCATGAGAGAATCAACTCACTTGATCTCAAAACACTAA
- a CDS encoding helix-turn-helix transcriptional regulator, producing the protein MRAFQTVEKNWSKVSRVFSGNGQPILKMAVKGNYGNFGYHNSFHSFAINMEDKDIKDRILQGATELFMRYGIRSVSMDDVARHLSMSKKTLYHLFRR; encoded by the coding sequence ATGAGAGCATTTCAAACGGTTGAAAAAAATTGGTCAAAAGTTTCTCGGGTTTTTTCGGGAAATGGCCAACCAATTCTAAAAATGGCCGTTAAAGGAAACTACGGAAACTTTGGTTATCACAATAGTTTCCATAGTTTTGCAATTAATATGGAAGACAAAGACATAAAAGACAGGATTTTACAGGGCGCAACGGAGCTTTTCATGCGTTACGGGATCCGGAGTGTTTCGATGGATGATGTGGCCCGCCATCTCTCCATGTCTAAGAAAACGCTCTATCACTTATTTCGCAGATAA
- a CDS encoding RNA polymerase sigma factor produces MEQTDDDLVRKSRNGDDQAFKALVMRHEGKVAGVVQSMLGATPEAEDVGQEVFVRFYQSMDKFKGESALSTYLIRIAINLSINEIKKRKKQNSLFTKEEAGLNVRTTDDKSDVKEVVAYELKRLDPDFQSVVTLRLIEGYSTEETAELLGIPLGTVLSRLSRAQKKLKGVLAKHIGI; encoded by the coding sequence ATGGAACAAACCGATGATGACTTGGTAAGAAAGTCCCGAAATGGCGATGATCAGGCGTTTAAAGCCCTGGTGATGCGGCATGAAGGAAAAGTCGCGGGGGTGGTTCAGTCCATGCTGGGTGCTACACCCGAAGCCGAGGATGTCGGCCAGGAAGTATTTGTAAGATTTTATCAGTCTATGGACAAATTCAAAGGTGAGTCTGCTCTGAGTACCTATTTGATTCGAATTGCAATCAATCTCTCTATCAATGAGATCAAGAAAAGGAAAAAGCAGAATTCGCTCTTCACGAAAGAAGAGGCAGGACTCAATGTTAGAACCACGGATGATAAGAGTGATGTGAAAGAAGTTGTTGCTTATGAATTGAAGCGCCTTGATCCTGACTTTCAGTCGGTCGTAACGCTAAGATTAATTGAAGGTTATTCAACAGAAGAGACAGCGGAGTTATTGGGTATACCGCTTGGAACAGTTCTTTCACGACTATCAAGAGCGCAGAAGAAATTAAAAGGAGTTTTAGCAAAACATATAGGAATATGA
- a CDS encoding LacI family DNA-binding transcriptional regulator: protein MTKKATIHDIARELQIAASTVSRALNDSPRISEQTKRAVNKAAKAFSYQPHHIAAALRNGKSNIIGVIIPSADRNFFGSIVRGIEEVAIKARYQVMICQTHEDPRLEAAAVEALLNSRVDGIIASHSKKTENFDHFLKAKSKNIPVILFDRSNDELEISHVVIDDYLGAYKAVEHLIQQGCNRIAHLTSYQKINIYKERLRGYKAALEDNGIPFLSELVVEGDMQLIDGRNCMVKLLELDALPDAVFSSSDLSAMGALQVLKERNVKVPEQVAIMGFSNEPFTEFSDPPLSSIDQHCKRMGNIASEIFLDEISASPLDKFIPKKIVLMPELVIRRSSMHSGIPIPTSALRN from the coding sequence ATGACCAAGAAAGCAACTATTCACGATATCGCCAGGGAGCTTCAAATTGCCGCTTCCACTGTTTCAAGAGCACTTAATGATAGTCCACGCATCAGCGAACAGACAAAACGCGCTGTCAACAAAGCAGCAAAAGCATTCAGTTATCAACCTCATCACATCGCCGCTGCGTTGCGAAATGGTAAAAGCAATATCATCGGTGTAATCATACCTTCGGCCGATCGTAACTTTTTTGGATCCATCGTAAGAGGCATTGAAGAAGTGGCGATCAAAGCACGCTACCAGGTTATGATCTGCCAGACGCACGAAGATCCCAGGCTTGAGGCTGCTGCCGTTGAAGCTTTGCTGAATTCCCGGGTAGACGGAATCATTGCTTCTCACTCAAAAAAGACGGAAAATTTCGATCATTTCTTAAAAGCAAAGAGCAAAAACATCCCGGTGATCCTGTTTGACCGATCCAATGATGAACTGGAGATCAGTCACGTGGTCATTGACGATTATCTCGGTGCTTACAAGGCAGTAGAGCATCTTATTCAACAAGGATGCAACAGAATCGCTCATTTAACCAGCTATCAAAAGATCAATATTTATAAAGAAAGACTTCGGGGTTACAAGGCAGCGCTCGAAGACAACGGTATTCCTTTCCTCAGCGAATTAGTGGTGGAAGGTGATATGCAATTGATCGATGGGAGAAATTGTATGGTCAAGCTTCTGGAACTCGATGCATTACCAGACGCTGTTTTTTCATCCAGTGATCTCAGTGCAATGGGTGCTTTGCAGGTATTGAAGGAGCGAAATGTCAAAGTACCTGAACAGGTCGCGATCATGGGATTCAGCAATGAACCCTTTACAGAGTTCAGTGATCCACCGCTTTCATCGATCGACCAACATTGTAAGCGAATGGGAAACATCGCGTCAGAGATCTTTCTGGATGAGATAAGTGCCTCTCCCCTTGACAAGTTTATACCAAAGAAAATCGTGCTGATGCCTGAACTGGTAATCCGGAGATCCTCCATGCACTCTGGAATACCAATACCCACGAGCGCCCTTAGAAACTGA